A genomic window from Lotus japonicus ecotype B-129 chromosome 1, LjGifu_v1.2 includes:
- the LOC130732807 gene encoding uncharacterized protein LOC130732807 → MNPCISNLDEINPTTHNWKVVVRVIRVWITEDEGEGNHPTTYNLLLMDRKRRPAAILVATVGDSAGEYSSRVRPIMVNCVIFLMGSNRDKGLYAPYTHHTNLCDGNKAPPDGFNMTFYKEFWALIKGDLVKVFHDFHSNGKLVRGLNAAFLALIPKNHNPSSVGDFRPISLIGSIYKLIAKVLANRLQTVMHVLLTKNQFAFTKGRQIAYCILMANEVVDAMRKRDQGGLLLKLDFAKAYENIDWSFLLNIMRDMGFGAKWCLWIHGCVSTATLAVLVNGSPTDFFEIEKGLRQGDPLSPLLFNLCVNALSCMLNLLLVEDIPCGFPVTDGFALNHLQFADDTLIVCENDSSQLSRISATLEVFLWFSGLKVNFTKTFLIGCNVTQERVIELSNIFEVCAGGLPFVYLGVPLGDNPRRKSFWNPVIEKMRLKLGKWRSKFLSLSGRLVLLKAVIASIPIYYMSIFKAPVGVVGEFEKLMRSFLWGSLEGNRKIAWIAWEQICRNSQLGGLGIGFLAWRNKALLLKWAWRFGRERDSFWRQMVCHKYGWDENLLVLHLVVDRFNMCSTVFQDILKVLSEDTILAKEFRDQIRCVIGPGRSVRFWLDPWVDSAPLHISFPRMFALSNNKNALISEVGHNQGRKWNWQLEFRRECFGWEKDEEGRFYATVNSYLPSAGRDVILWIGDHKGLFSVKAICEAMELRLLSPLPGVWNIPKRLCKIIPPKISLFLWQAVYNKIAVKSNLVERGMTLENEGRCSLCGLVVESVTHLMLACEKTYPLWYGVLHREGVTWCCPRTVIDLLDEWPELRAKYDTGLWDLIPYSLCWSIWLGRNDLIFQDKEFNLEQIWDLHISRIAWWIKAWWRECPYSSSDFLLNFEEIRLKPPKIRSHSNHWTPPAGILKFNVDGSSHGMPGRSGIGGILKDSERQTRGIFSKATGDLWAYEAEVKAILHALMFCHQFQLRHILIESDSALAVGWVNNKVNRPWKKQKVYLWHPYRTRSQAKIMDDLERSNAELKEEVNQLKEQMSKLMEFIQEAAKKDNETPSSTPDNPPGFSPAHAQGVVMSLTVQSRRPFQQVSQSHDVQFSPYGLPPGYTPPFVVDPTDSNPPATAQLGPTQSQGLLNNVVGAPYANVPPYVVAPKQVPLPNTSQQDMTHVYYPPHSLTVPVPNYSAEVD, encoded by the exons ATGAATCCTTGCATCAGTAATCTTGATGAAATCAATCCTACCACTCATAACTGGAAAGTTGTTGTCAGAGTCATTAGGGTGTGGATTAcagaagatgaaggagaaggAAATCATCCAACAACCTATAATTTGTTGTTGATGGATCGAAAG CGTCGTCCCGCCGCAATCCTGGTTGCGACAGTTGGCGACTCTGCTGGGGAATACAGTTCAAGAGTCAGGCCTATCATGGTTAATTGTGTGATTTTCTT GATGGGTAGTAATAGGGATAAAGGTTTGTATGCTCCCTACACACACCACACTAATCTA TGTGACGGTAATAAAGCACCGCCCGATGGTTTTAACATGACTTTCTATAAGGAGTTTTGGGCACTCATCAAAGGGGATCTTGTGAAGGTATTTCATGACTTTCATAGTAATGGCAAACTTGTCCGTGGGCTTAATGCGGCTTTCTTAGCATTAATCCCAAAGAACCATAACCCGAGCTCGGTTGGAGACTTCCGACCTATTAGCCTCATAGGAAGTATCTACAAATTGATTGCAAAAGTCTTAGCTAATCGTCTCCAAACTGTGATGCATGTGCTGTTAACAAAGAACCAGTTTGCTTTTACAAAGGGCCGTCAAATTGCATATTGTATTTTAATGGCAAACGAAGTTGTTGATGCTATGAGGAAAAGAGACCAAGGGGGCCTTCTTTTGAAACTTGACTTCGCCAAAGCATACGAAAACATCGACTGGTCCTTTCTTCTAAATATCATGAGAGATATGGGTTTTGGGGCCAAGTGGTGCCTTTGGATCCATGGGTGTGTGTCAACGGCTACCTTAGCGGTGTTGGTCAATGGATCTCCTACTGATTTCTTCGAGATTGAAAAGGGGCTTCGACAAGGAGACCCACTCTCTCCTCTCCTATTTAATCTGTGTGTGAATGCTTTATCTTGCATGTTAAATTTACTTCTGGTGGAGGATATTCCATGTGGATTCCCGGTTACGGATGGTTTTGCCTTGAACCATTTACAATTTGCGGATGATACGCTAATTGTGTGCGAAAATGACTCAAGTCAATTGAGTAGAATCAGTGCAACATTAGAAGTATTCCTCTGGTTCTCAGGATTGAAGGTCAACTTCACAAAAACCTTCTTGATAGGATGCAATGTGACACAGGAGAGAGTCATTGAGCTGTCAAATATATTTGAAGTATGCGCAGGTGGTTTGCCCTTTGTGTACCTGGGAGTGCCCCTAGGAGATAATCCGAGGAGAAAGTCTTTTTGGAATCCGGTGATTGAAAAGATGAGGCTCAAACTAGGTAAATGGAGATCCAAATTTCTATCGCTTAGTGGGAGACTAGTCCTCCTCAAAGCGGTTATTGCATCAATTCCTATCTACTACATGTCAATATTCAAAGCTCCGGTGGGTGTAGTGGGAGAGTTTGAAAAGCTGATGCGCTCCTTCCTTTGGGGAAGCTTAGAAGGGAACCGAAAGATAGCTTGGATTGCTTGGGAACAGATTTGCAGGAACTCGCAGTTGGGAGGTCTTGGTATTGGTTTTCTGGCGTGGAGGAACAAAGCCTTACTCTTGAAATGGGCTTGGCGATTTGGGAGAGAAAGGGATTCTTTTTGGAGACAAATGGTGTGCCATAAGTATGGGTGGGATGAGAATTTGTTGGTCTTGCATCTAGTGGTGGATAGATTCAACATGTGTTCAACGGTGTTTCAAGACATTCTCAAAGTGCTATCGGAAGACACTATTCTAGCCAAAGAGTTTCGCGATCAGATTCGATGTGTAATTGGACCGGGTCGATCAGTGCGATTTTGGCTAGACCCATGGGTTGATTCTGCCCCTCTCCATATATCTTTCCCCCGAATGTTTGCTCTATCTAATAACAAGAATGCTTTAATTAGTGAGGTGGGACACAACCAAGGGCGAAAATGGAACTGGCAATTGGAGTTTCGTAGAGAGTGTTTTGGATGGGAGAAAGATGAGGAAGGAAGATTTTATGCCACTGTGAATTCATATCTGCCTAGTGCTGGTCGAGATGTAATCCTATGGATTGGTGATCATAAAGGGCTATTCTCAGTCAAAGCTATTTGCGAAGCTATGGAATTACGCCTCTTATCTCCTTTGCCTGGTGTTTGGAACATTCCTAAACGACTCTGCAAAATTATTCCACCAAAAATATCATTGTTTCTTTGGCAAGCGGTTTATAATAAAATTGCTGTCAAGAGTAATCTAGTGGAAAGGGGTATGACATTGGAAAATGAAGGGCGCTGTAGTTTGTGTGGTTTGGTAGTTGAATCAGTAACACATTTGATGTTAGCTTGTGAGAAGACCTACCCTTTATGGTATGGTGTACTTCACCGAGAGGGGGTGACATGGTGCTGCCCGAGGACCGTTATAGATTTACTGGATGAGTGGCCAGAACTAAGGGCAAAATATGATACTGGTCTATGGGATTTGATTCCTTATTCACTTTGCTGGTCTATATGGCTAGGACGTAATGATCTTATTTTTCAAGACAAGGAATTCAATTTGGAACAGATATGGGACCTGCACATTTCTCGGATTGCTTGGTGGATTAAAGCTTGGTGGCGGGAGTGCCCGTACAGTAGCAGCGATTTCCTATTGAATTTTGAGGAGATTAGATTGAAACCTCCAAAGATTAGAAGTCACAGCAATCATTGGACACCACCCGCGGGGATTCTTAAATTCAATGTCGATGGCTCCTCACATGGTATGCCGGGAAGGAGTGGCATTGGAGGCATTCTTAAGGATTCAGAACGCCAAACCAGAGGTATTTTTTCTAAAGCTACTGGGGACCTTTGGGCTTATGAGGCTGAAGTGAAAGCAATCCTTCATGCTCTCATGTTTTGTCACCAATTTCAGTTGAGGCACATCTTAATAGAGAGTGATTCTGCATTAGCTGTAGGATGGGTCAATAACAAGGTTAATAGGCCTTGGAAG AAACAAAAAGTGTATCTTTGGCATCCTTACAGGACCCGATCTCAGGCTAAGATCATGGATGACCTTGAACGCAGCAATGCAGAGTTGAAGGAGGAAGTGAATCAGCTTAAGGAACAAATGTCCAAGCTCATGGAGTTTATACAAGAAGCTGCGAAGAAGGACAATGAAACGCCGTCATCCACTCCTGACAATCCACCTGGCTTTTCTCCTGCCCATGCTCAAGGGGTAGTCATGTCGTTGACAGTGCAGTCTCGCAGGCCCTTCCAACAAGTTTCTCAGTCGCACGATGTCCAGTTTTCACCTTATGGTCTTCCTCCAGGCTATACACCGCCTTTTGTTGTCGACCCCACAGACAGTAACCCACCGGCCACTGCCCAGCTTGGCCCGACTCAGTCACAGGGTCTGCTCAACAATGTCGTGGGAGCACCTTATGCTAATGTCCCTCCATATGTTGTCGCACCAAAACAGGTGCCACTCCCAAATACGAGCCAACAAGACATGACTCACGTCTATTATCCCCCGCACTCTCTAACTGTTCCTGTGCCAAATTACTCGGCTGAGGTGGACTAA
- the LOC130732808 gene encoding F-box protein At3g62230-like — protein sequence MAPTTDIFSSLPQSILSTIVSLIPFKEAVRTSILSISWIDIFKFTSNVEFDEAFFVKDDQTYRIRQSQRKAFLKFMSLWITNHTETIVNKFSLRLSTPGKAKRVVRNCISFATKYGVKDLELDFCDPKFDCYFTTNHINHEALFELPPHVYVHTCLESLKLFSCSFVETKLIYFHTLKEISLGWMEVKLSTIKTLLSNCEALESLSLKRCWNSDDFDLGDESPRLRKLVVDRCLFRSNSRYFIVNAPNLSYFYYSGLNNNFLVMDVRSLVMEEEILDFSIEFEGHALFLYKLVEDHISGVSVLTVCNYFLQVIPTGGCFLRMPCQLYVRSLIMKTSLDQDEFLGITFLLNSCPELEHLTMELGLPQKFLDYELPENFNPKRFWTDHARDYKCMVYTLREIEIKGFTGSKNEICVLTYFITTGRVLKKITINISKDAIIDQYGRFDSYLSGMIDMLMNQRASKYLEILIF from the exons ATGGCACCTACCACAGACATATTTAGCTCATTGCCTCAATCTATACTCTCCACCATTGTTTCCTTGATTCCTTTCAAGGAAGCGGTAAGAACCTCAATCCTCTCCATAAGTTGGATAGACATTTTTAAGTTTACTTCCAACGTAGAATTTGATGAAGCATTTTTTGTGAAAGATGACCAAACTTATCGAATCAGGCAATCCCAAAGAAAAGCTTTTTTGAAGTTCATGTCACTTTGGATTACGAATCACACAGAAACTATCGTGAACAAGTTTTCTTTAAGATTATCAACGCCTGGAAAAGCTAAGAGGGTTGTGAGAAATTGCATTTCATTCGCCACAAAATATGGGGTGAAGGACTTGGAGTTGGATTTTTGTGATCCAAAGTTCGATTGTTATTTCACTACTAATCATATTAATCATGAGGCCTTGTTTGAATTGCCACCGCATGTTTATGTTCACACTTGCCTCGAATCCTTGAAGTTGTTTTCATGCAGCTTTGTTGAGACTAAGTTGATTTACTTTCATACACTCAAAGAAATTTCTTTGGGTTGGATGGAAGTGAAACTCAGTACTATTAAGACCTTGTTGTCAAATTGTGAGGCACTTGAGAGTTTAAGTCTCAAGAGGTGTTGGAATTCAGATGATTTTGATCTAGGAGACGAGAGTCCAAGGTTGAGAAAGTTGGTGGTGGATAGATGCTTGTTTAGATCTAATAGCCGTTATTTTATAGTCAATGCTCCAAACCTAAGCTATTTCTATTATTCCGGGTTGAACAATAATTTTTTGGTCATGGATGTGCGTTCTCTTGTGATGGAAGAGGAAATTCTTGACTTCTCCATTGAGTTCGAAGGACATGCTCTTTTTCTCTACAAACTGGTGGAAGATCATATCTCTGGTGTTAGTGTTTTGACAGTGTGTAATTACTTCCTTCAG GTTATTCCCACAGGAGGATGCTTCCTCCGAATGCCATGTCAATTGTATGTGAGGAGTTTGATAATGAAGACCTCTTTGGATCAAGATGAGTTTTTAGGAATCACGTTCTTACTTAATAGCTGCCCTGAATTAGAGCATCTCACTATGGAATTGGGTCTCCCACAAAAATTTTTG GATTATGAGTTACCAGAGAACTTTAATCCCAAGAGGTTTTGGACAGATCATGCAAGGGATTATAAATGCATGGTATATACTCTTAGGGAGATAGAGATTAAGGGCTTTACAGGATCAAAGAATGAGATTTGCGTGCTTACCTATTTCATTACTACTGGGAGAGTCTTGAAAAAGATAACTATCAACATATCAAAGGATGCCATTATCGATCAGTATGGGAGGTTCGATTCTTACCTCAGTGGCATGATAGATATGTTAATGAATCAAAGAGCTTCAAAATATCTAgagattttgattttttga